One window of the Nicotiana tabacum cultivar K326 chromosome 4, ASM71507v2, whole genome shotgun sequence genome contains the following:
- the LOC107803398 gene encoding 4-hydroxybenzoate geranyltransferase 2 codes for MALYRRLSRTSRVFQWHPRPSVAALYSSRDQTNPSPTDPHSLLINPFQSSSSDHYIPNSNLKKSLTYYYSPHSSRIELLGYRQVLHFSTFANSEEEKKNEQQKHSWIDTYLPQRIRPYAHLARLDKPIGTWLLAWPCMWSIALAATPGSLPDVKMMTLFGCGALLLRGAGCTVNDLLDRDIDTKVERTRSRPVASGVLTPFQGLCFLGFQLLLGLGILLQLNNFSRILGASSLLLVFSYPLMKRFTFWPQAYLGLTFNWGALLGWAAIKGSIDPAVVLPLYASGVFWTLVYDTIYAHQDKEDDLKVGVKSTALRFGDSTKEWISGFGLACISSLALSGINADIGWPYYAFLTAASGQLAWQIWTVDLSSRADCNRKFVSNKWFGAFVFGGVLFGRLL; via the exons ATGGCATTGTACCGCCGTCTTTCTCGAACTTCCCGTGTCTTCCAATGGCACCCTCGCCCCTCTGTCGCTGCCCTCTACTCTTCCCGCGATCAAACAAACCCTAGCCCAACTGATCCTCATTCTCTGTTAATTAACCCCTTTCAATCTTCTTCTTCTGATCATTATATACCCAACTCCAATTTGAAGAAATCGTTGACATATTATTACTCTCCACATTCTTCaagaattgaacttttagggtacCGTCAAGTTCTTCACTTTTCAACCTTTGCTAATtcagaagaagagaagaagaatgAGCAACAAAAGCATTCTTGGATTGATACGTATTTGCCCCAAAGAATTAGACCCTATGCTCATCTTGCCCGACTTGATAAGCCTATTGGCACTTGGTTACTCGCTTGGCCCTGCATGTG GTCGATTGCTTTGGCTGCTACGCCAGGGAGCCTTCCTGATGTGAAAATGATGACACTATTTGGTTGCGGGGCTTTGCTTTTGCGAGGTGCTGGTTGTACAGTTAACGATCTTCTTGATCGAGATATTGACACTAAG GTGGAAAGAACAAGGTCGAGGCCAGTCGCGAGTGGTGTATTGACACCCTTTCAAGGGCTCTGTTTCCTTGGCTTCCAGTTGCTACTAGGTCTTGGGATTCTCTTGCAATTAAACAATTTTAG CCGCATTTTGGGTGCTTCATCCCTGTTGCTGGTCTTCTCATACCCCCTCATGAAGAGGTTTACTTTTTGG CCTCAAGCCTATCTTGGTCTAACTTTCAACTGGGGAGCTTTGTTAGGTTGGGCTGCTATTAAAGGAAGTATTGATCCTGCAGTAGTGCTTCCACTGTACGCCTCTGGGGTGTTTTGGACGCTCGTGTATGACACAATATATGCACATCAG GATAAAGAAGACGATCTCAAAGTGGGTGTCAAGTCTACAGCCTTGAGATTTGGGGATTCCACAAAAGAATGGATCAGTGGTTTTGGATTAGCATGCATCAGCAGTCTTGCTCTTTCCGGAATTAATGCCGATATTG gATGGCCATACTATGCATTTCTGACAGCTGCTTCTGGCCAGTTGGCTTGGCAAATTTGGACCGTTGACCTATCATCTCGTGCAGATTGCAACAGAAA ATTTGTGTCCAACAAATGGTTTGGTGCTTTTGTCTTTGGTGGGGTTCTATTTGGAAGACTATTGTGA